A DNA window from Dunckerocampus dactyliophorus isolate RoL2022-P2 chromosome 17, RoL_Ddac_1.1, whole genome shotgun sequence contains the following coding sequences:
- the LOC129170069 gene encoding uncharacterized protein LOC129170069, translating into MTRRQNRRKAGEGKAAGPKKMYLLMAAEPMESGKYMWPTGCVKKYLTSVKKYCYSFIYSFIYCYILQRPVRPHPLPLVAQPQPLLATTAQAGAAADEDFDDDTDEALTQDQLADEEQPSGDDQTEKGRAAAGAEDSDSQHPHFERDDEQRQPQKKSRRKPLLLDNDTQEQLFEWVREHELLWRKGATDYKYARKKTELWTRKARELDIEEGAEAVRTWWKSVRVLYTKLLSKKSGQAAPNLTDRELFIQRNCAFLHKEVKPRKGQPLRIIPLTQEPLASQPPAAQPSASASTAFPRHRGTGRGRGHEGHQCPHGETGPSTRNQPCKAALHQIHVPVSPKTT; encoded by the exons ATGACACGGAGACAAAATAGGAGGAaggctggagaaggaaaggcagCAGGCCCCAAGAAGATGTACCTTTTGATGGCAGCTGAACCAATGGAGTCAGGTAAATATATGTGGCCCACTGGTTGCGTCAAGAAATATTTAACATCTGTGAAAAAATActgttattcatttatttattcattcatttattgctATATTTTGCAGAGACCAGTCAGGCCACACCCTTTGCCACTTGTAGCACAGCCACAGCCACTGCTAGCTACCACAGCCCAGGCAGGGGCAGCTGCTGATGAGG ACTTTGATGATGACACTGACGAGGCCTTGACACAGGATCAGCTTGCTGATGAGGAGCAACCCTCTGGTGATGACCAAACTGAGAAGGGCCgtgctgctgctggtgctgaAG ACTCTGACTCTCAGCACCCACACTTTGAGAGGGACGATGAACAGCGTCAGCCTCAGAAGAAGTCTCGCCGCAAGCCCCTCCTGCTTGACAATGACACTCAGGAGCAACTCTTCGAGTGGGTCCGGGAGCATGAACTTTTGTGGAGGAAGGGGGCCACCGACTATAAGTATGCAAGGAAGAAGACGGAGCTTTGGACAAGGAAGGCAAGAGAGCTGGACATTGAGGAGGGAGCTGAAGCTGTCAGGACATGGTGGAAGTCAGTCCGGGTCCTCTACACGAAGCTTCTCTCCAAGAAGTCTGGCCAGGCTGCACCGAACTTGACGGACAGGGAGCTGTTCATACAGAGGAACTGCGCCTTCCTGCACAAGGAGGTGAAGCCCAGGAAAGGTCAGCCACTGAGAATCATACCCCTCACACAGGAACCTTTAGCCAGCCAGCCTCCAGCAGCCCAGCCCTCGGCGTCGGCCAGCACCGCCTTCCCACGACATCGAGGAACAGGAAGAGGACGAGGGCATGAAGGCCACCAATGCCCTCATGGAGAGACTGGTCCAAGCACAAGAAATCAGCCATGCAAGGCAGCCCTTCATCAAATACATGTCCCAGTCTCTCCAAAGACTACCTGA